DNA from Nymphaea colorata isolate Beijing-Zhang1983 chromosome 4, ASM883128v2, whole genome shotgun sequence:
ACCATGCAAAAACTGCCTTCTATTCTGGTTTCGATAACACATTCTATGTGTTTGAAAATCGAAGATGGTTCTTTGCTGTCCGAGAGGGATATATTGGTTATAATGAAAAGACTGAAAATAATTTCCACCTTTCTTTTGAGAGCATTCTTATCTATCAACTCCAGCTATATCAACTCCAGCTATATGCTTCCACACGATTGACCCGTACTAGAGTGCTGATTTGACATGTGATTGATAGTAGTCGACATGCATGAAATTATCATGCACCAAAGGGTGTGTATATAACCCGCTTCATCCTTCACCAGGTGCAAGGTTAGCCTCTCGCCAACCAAGGAAGACTTTACAAGTGGTCAATAATATCtccattgaatttttttcttggatAATGAGAACAACTATTATTACAATGCTTTCCATAGTTAATTTGTCACATGCTGATCCATTCATATTGTAGATATTAATATACCTTTCTCGAAAGGTATTCTCGTTTAGAACTATGGCATAATGCTACTTCTGAGCACTATAAACATAAAAGTGGATGGCATTATAAGCAATCTTCAATCTAGGTCTACTTTCACATATGAAATTTAAACTAAAACGAACGTACTGAATTTCTGTATAGGACATAAAATTACTTCCTGCAAAACTGTTATTTTACAGTAATATAATTTATTTGTCTTCCTAAgctggcaaaaaaaaaagttacatttgtcattttgttatTATTAGAATCACAAAAACACTTAAGTGTTACTTTAGAGTGAAAAAATTAAGATTGTTTTCCGAAATCTAAATAAGGGTAATACtctatatattttcaaaatataaaagcaacaaaaaaaaaatccaaggaaCGTATTaagcttttttaaaatttagattaaTTATGACGGGTGTCCAAAACTTAACTGTTATATCCCAAGAactcgtgtttttttttttatttactgtACTCCAATTTAATTGAAATATGTACCcacaaacaaaatttctgaCCTCGCTCTTGCAGGCTTGCAGCCCATTGAGGTTCAATGCAAAGGTTTCCACAAAGTTTAATCAGCATAACATCAAAGTTTCTTAAGCTTAATACCCTGGCAAAGCACTTCTCAAGGGGAGTGTTGACAGCAGTAATGATGTATATAATTTGCATATATGCAAAGCTAAGTTCATCTTGCAAGGCTCAATAACCGACGCAGTTCCTCTCATCTGCCAAATTTACTGACCTCTACCATACTACAGCCGGGCAATTTGGTTGCACCCGTCTTTCCCAACAATGACCCATATCTCACTGCTTCTACCCATTTACCTTCTGTTGCATACATATTGCGCAACAGTACATAAACACCTCCATCTCCACACTCTCCATCGACTAAAACCGAAGCAACGGAGCTTCCCAAGACATGGTCGCAGTGTTGACTGCAGGCACTAAGCAAAGCTCCATATGCTGTAAGGGTGGCTCTCCCTTGCATCTGAACCAACAGAGATCGAGCCTCATCAAGCAAACCAGCCCGGCCGAGAAGGTCCACCATGCATCCATAGTGTCTTTCATCTGGCTCAATGCCAAATTCTTCGATCATGCGATTGAAGTACTGCCAACCCTTCTCAATCAGACCAGCATGGCTACAGGCTGACAACACGGACAAGAACGCAACCTGGTCGGGTCTAGCGCCTGAATTCACCATGCAATCGAACAGATCAAGTGCTTCTCCGGCTTGCCCATGTCTACCATACGCTGCAACCATTGAGCTCCAGCCGATCAAGTTCTCTCTGCTTGCACTCTTGAAGCACAGGATTGCATAATTCATGTTACCACATTTGGCATACATATCAGAAATGGCAGTAGATTCCATCCCACTGAAGCCTGTGAAGTGCCTAACCATGTAGCCGTGGATACACTTGCCTGGTTCCAACCTCCCTCTTCGGGCACAGGCAAGCAGTGCACACACGAAGGTGCCAGAATCCGGCACCACGTTCTCCTGCTGCATTTCAGGCAGCAGACACAAAGCTTGCCTGCATAGTCCGCCATCAACAAATCCAGCCATCAGAGCAGTCCACGCAACCACGTTTCTCTCCGGCATCCCGTCGAAAAATCGGCAAGCGGCTTCAAGCCCTCCACACTTGACAAATGCATCCAAAACCGACGTCTGAACTGATGCATCTTCACCGATCCCACTTTTAAGAGAGTAAGGAACGACCATCATCACGTTCTCCAGCACACAACATGCCTTAATCACTCCTACCAAAGTGCCCGCGGTCGGCTTCTCATTCCCTGAAACCATTTCCATGAACACCCTAAAAGCTTCTTCTTCGAAACCGTTACAGGCAAAGCCACATATCATGGCGTTCCAAGCAACGACATCTCTCTCAGGCGTTTCAACAAACACTTTGTACGCGTCATTCGAGTCTCCCAATTCTGAATACAAACCAATCAGACAGCTCGAGACACATGAGTCCGAAGCAAGCCCTGTTCTCACCGCGTACCCATGGATCCACTGGCCGCATAAAAGTCCTCGAGAACTCTCGCAGCATGCCTTCAGTGAGGCTGAGATCACGCCGCTGCTGGAGCTCGAATTAGCCTTCGATTTCCCAAACATGCTTAATGCCGCAAACCCGTCGCCATTCTCCGTGCAGGTAGTGATAATGGCGGCATACGCGACATCATCGGCGGCTTCAATTCCGTCAAACACAGCCCTGGCATCACCCAAAATCCCCAGCTTACCGTACGCACGCAGCACGGCCGTCGCGACGGCAGCATCACTGGCGTACCCGGCCCTGACAGCAAGCCCGTGGATCGCGCCGAGCCGTACCAGTGACGAGCAAGTCTGCGTCAGGAGAGGGAACGTGTAGCGGTTCGGCCGGTGGTCCGCCCTCCGCATTAGAGCCAGAAATCCTAGCGCCTCGTCGTGGAGGCCGAGTTCCGCCCATGCCCCGACAACGACGTTGTAGCAGAAAGCGTCAGGCTCCGGCTGGGCGCGGAGGACCTCCGACGCTGCGGCCGCACCCTGCCGGCCAGCGCTCCTCGCGTAGGCCTGCATGAGAGTCGTGGAGAGGGCGAGATGGAGGTGGAGGCCCAACTGGACGAACCTGCCATGGAGCTGCTTCAACGGGCCGATGTGGTGGCATGAGCGCAGGGTCCGATCAAGGTTGTCCAAATGCGAACAGCAGTGAAGGTTTGCAGTTTCGCTACAGGCGATGGCGAGGTGGCGGACGGCCATAGACATGAAAACCGGGAAGCGACATGGAGGGAAAgaatacccaaacttatgggtaAAATTGGAAACTCATGGCCTTAACAATGCAACCCTCTTCTTGCGTCccgggagagggagagagagagagagagagcgggtgGGGGTGCTTCCTcaggggggagagagaaagagggagggttGCAGCGGTTGAgggaaagatagagagagaatgggggATTGGAGGGAGATGACGAGGGAGTGCCTAGTCGACATAATGACGAGACTACCCCTGGAGGACCGGTGGAGGTGGTCGCCCCTCGTCTGCAGGTCCTGGCTGGCAGCGTCCCGCGATCCTTCCCTCTGGCGCACCCTCGACCTCGAGCCTTGCTTCCTGTCCGGCGGTCCCGAGGAGCAGCCCCGCTGGTGGACCCCGGAATTCGAAGCCGCAATCGATGCCATGCTCCTCTCCGTCATCCAGTGGAGCTCTGGCGGCCTCAAGGAGGTCCTTCTTCGCCACTGCTCTGACCGCTCCCTCCTCGTCCTCGTCGAACGGTTCGTTTAATTCACTCCCTTCTGATGCTTCTCTTGACTCAGCTTCGATCCGCCTTTGACTCCGTTCTGCGTAAttcacttcttttcttctcatttttagAATTAGGTTTGGAGTTTTTTTTCGCCTCTGTATCCATTTTGTGTAGATCTTCCGCGATTTCGGTTGGCATTACGGACGACCCCGTCAAGGTAAGGCTGAAAACGAAGTCGAGAATCCGATTCTAGCTTTCAAAATTGCTTTTGAAGCTAGTTTCGATGCGGGAACCTGTTTTTAACAAAGGCTGATGGATTTATGCTTTTCTCCGTCGTGAATTAGATTAGAGAAGCGAAATTCGTTTTCGTTGGTGAAATTTTCGACTTCTCGCTTTTCGGTGGATAATTTGTTGCATTGGGACATCCTTCGGGTGCTTTTGCGGGATCGTGTAtctggaaaagtaaaaaagaaatagagaattGTATCTTTTTGGTTCTCGGAGTTTCAGACAGTGCATGATTGCGcgacttgctttttttttttttttaaattaggaaTTTGGATCGTCCCCCCTTTTTGAGTTGTAAATTAGGAACAGGGATCCCCGTACAAGTCTTATCTGCAAGGCTATGTACATCTGAAAacctgaatattttattttctcatctTTGGGGTACAGGCGATCTATCTGGTTGATCAGATAAGAATCCACCTTGAATTGCCGGAGCCTACACGTTTACAAAAATCGTATAGCAATTTAAACATGGCTGGGAGAATGAGAATGTGGAAATTTGTCATTGTTGAAACAGAAAGCACATATTTGCATAGGAGAACACAAATTCTCAGATGTTGGATCAAAGTTATTGAGGTTCAAAAGGCAATAGGAGGTAAtgttatcaattttttttctagatcCAACCAGAGATAAAGAGTATTGTATATTGCAATCTACTGTGAGATTCAAAAGACACTAGAAGCCAGAATGTAATCTtatcaacaacttttctttatatCCAACCCGAGATTCAGAGTACTGGGTATTGCACTCTGCTGCTGGACTAGTGTTTTAACTTGGTTGGTTGATGTGGACAAAAGTGGACGAGATCGGGACACTTTTCTGGAGTTTCACGATGTAATTTTCTTGACTATCATTCTTTTTTGGTTCAGTACTTTATAGTTCCAATGCCATACGCATAAACTACAACTTGTGCCAGATGTGGCTTTCAGGTTTGGCGTTTGCATGATGAAAGAGAACAATAGGTAAAAGCCAGAATCACCGGAATGTATCACAAATCCAATGCTTGAATAGTTGTCTGAATCCTTTCCTCTGTTGCGTTTGAAAGTTAAAATGTCTTTTGTTTGATTACTTTAGCATGGATTTCTTATGTATTCATAAAAACGTTATGGCTTTATTCCAAAATTACTTGATATGTGTTCCCAGCatgcttgagagagagagagagggagagaactttGCGAAGTTTGTACAATCTAGGTACATTGTTGGCATTCCAATCCACGCTTTTGTGTTTGGGAACATTCTGGCATAGGTGTCAAGTTTCCGTTATTGCTGCTTTGCATGTGAAAGAGTTTAGTGGTGCTTGTGGAACAGTGACTTTACCAAGAACCTTAGTGGTGCTTCTTACTGCACCCATGGGATATAAACAGGAAGGAGAATGTAATCTTTGTTAACTTCAAGAAAGATACCAACAGAGCTTTTCCTGACTGGGCGAATGCATGCCTCTTTTGCTACACGATGCAAAGGAAAACATTTTCAACATGGTGCATCTATCTGATGGTTGTGTTATATCAAGTTTGATATCCGGTTGTGTATTGTATGAAATATTAGTTCTTCTCTCAAGGGAGTAAACTACTTTATGCTTATTCTCTTTGCAGATCCCCAGAGCTACGAGCTCTTTCAATTAAAAGCAGCCCAAATGTTACTGACTTATCCATATCTAAAATGGCTGCCAGTTGCCCAATGCTTGCAGAGCTGGACATTAGTTTCTGTTACAATGTTTCTCATGAATCATTGAAGTTGATTGGTCATAACTGCCGAAATTTGAAAGTTTTAAGAAGGAATTTGTTGAATTGGCTGGACCCTTCTCAGCACAGAGGAATCATTCCTGCTGAGTATCTGAATTCTGTCCCTCAGAATGGGGATGAGGAGGCTGCTGTTATTGCAAAATTCATGCCTAATCTTGTCCATTTAGATCTCCGTTTCTCCAAATTATCTCCTAATGGACTAAAATTGATTGTGGAGGGATGTACAAAATTGGAGATTTTGGACCTCTTTGGATGTGCTAATTTGACAAGCAGGGCATTGCAAGATGCTGCAGAAGGTTTGAAGAACTTGAAGGTGTTTACACGACCCAATTTCTATATTCCCAGATCAGTTTTCCATACTGAGAGATATGGACATTGGAGGCTGTATGATGAACGCTTTCAGACAAATGttttccaaatctgaatctcatGATCAGAGGTATCAATGTTGTATAGTCAGTTGCAATTCTGTTGATATAGCTTCCTGTAAATTATCGTATTCTATTCTGCAATGCTAGACAAAGCAATCTGTGGCTCCATGTTCTCTTAGTATCCAGTATTTGGCATATTTCCTGCTATTtgtcaaaataatatattttaccCCCGTCGTCACGTTCGTAAACTGTATCTATGTGGAATATGTAATAGTCCTTCTACTTAAACCGGATAAAATGCAAGCACTGGTATCACTTTAACAAGGTATATGTGGTGCCGTGATGGATTCTGCAAAgaatgtttctttatttagaATCATTGCTAAGATTGACCTGCAGTAAACAGCTGGCGACTTCATGAGCTGGAACTAGCAGTTTATCGTTGTCACTCTTACACCTTATGTGCTGCATTTATGTCTTCGAATGAACAAAGGGAGAGCTGCCGACGTAAGTTCTCGTTGTATTTCAGACTTCATGGGGTGTGGATAAATCTCAGAACCTGAATGTGAATGTAAGGCGATATCAATGATTTATGTGCTGATTGTCACATCGTTACATTTTTGTTGCTATATGTTTCGTATCCATTTTCCGGGAAAGACTGTGTGGAGGGTAGGCCCCCAACCTTTATTAAccaaaaatatatgtatgtacaacAAAAAACGGGCAGACAGCCCTAGACCAAAGCTGCCTTCTTACAAAAAGGGTTCCAATTATGGTTGGGAGCGACACATTTTTGGTTCCCATAGCGGCTGGAGTTTTCAAAAGGAGATAAACAGCGTCAGCAGCCAGCCAACTTCTTCTAATCTGGATATTTTGAAGTTGCCTAGCTACATTATGAATACAGTTCAAATCAGATTGATCACTGCTGAGCCACTCTAGTAGATAAGCTTTCCAATTTCCATTGTTGGCCTTCACAACAATCGCCCCTTCCCCTTCTCGTCCGAAACCCTGGGACCCTTGCTTCTAGTCTATTCCATACTCATGTCTTGGCAGGTTCAAACTTGGGTTATCCTCCCACATCTGCTCGTCGTGACTATCCTTGGTTCGTGGGGTTGCTCAAGTTGATTCCAGCTTGGTGAAGAAGTCAGTTATTGGTTGGCCCTATACCTACAAGCTTTCCTTCATGAGCAGCTGAAGCACTCCAACTAGTAGTGACCATATCTCGGGAGTGATACGAAGGAACAAAAGGGCGCCACTCCATCTATCTGTCCAaagcttacttttttttttttaatactgtTCCACGAGTGAATTACTTTCTTCCAAGCGGCTGATATCCACTTTCCTCGACATTTGAAATCCCATATGTTTTTATTAAGGAGATAACCTTCCCTAATCATGCGAAACCACAAAGAGCCGGAGGAAAGAGCTCTACTAGAAAAGGTAAAATTAGCCTTGTTAACCTCCTTGAGACTTCGAACTCCTCCCCCCTCATATGGAAGGCAAAATTTTTTCCAGATAACCCGGTGCCAATCTCTTGCATCCTCCGAGTTGCCCCACAGGAAACTAGCACACATCCTTTCTATTTTGGCACAAGTGTTAGAAGGAATCCATACAGAAAGGTTCTAGTAGACAGGCAAGGCCGCAAACATATGCTTCATCAAGCATGGCCTCTCTGCAAACGAAAGGATCTCCCTCTTCCATGGAGccatttttgttttgctttaatCACCAGAGACTGGCATTTTCTCTCCGATAGGGCACCTTTCTGTAATGGGATGCCTAAATAAGATATTGGGAGATCTTTACAGGTCCACCCATACTCCTGTTCCACCTGCATGGAAGAATGGATGTCTATATTGAGCCCAAAAACTGAGCTCTTTGAAGCATCCATGATCAACCCACCGCCTTTCTCAAATTCTTCTAGGAATCTTTCAAACCCTTAAAGCACTTCTTTTTACTCACAAGGAAAAATAAGATGTCATCAGCATAAAAGGTAGAAAACAAATAGGGAGAAGCATTACAACGTAGGGATCTCCCTACCTAAGGCTGTGCCTTGGGGAGAACCAAGGACCTTCCCTTCCATTAATAAGAATTGCCGAAGAGATTGTCATGATAATGGTCATTATTTTACTGATCATAGGTTTTGCTGAGATCGATTTTCACTATGGCCGCTTTGCTTCTTCTCATGAATTACTTTTTGATTGAACAAGAAACTAATACATTGCCCTTACAAAAAGGCATGCTAGTTATCCGAGAGGATGCGACTCAAGATCAGACGCACCCTAAGATACATGTGATGAACTTGAGGAGGCTATTGCAAAGCGAGATCCCTTCTCCCTCGGGATGAGTacaatatatgttttatttagGCTTATTACCAATCGCTTGATTCAAAGAAATTGCTAATGGCACAACCTACATCACACCTTATGGGATTCCAATGCCTCAGGTAGAATCCATTGTCAAAGCCACCAGGCCCGCGAGCAGAATCTTTATCCGATTGGAGAAGTGCCCACACAACCTTTTGGAGGGAGGCGTGCTTGCAAAGCATCATGTTTTCATCAAAAGTCACAATAGGCCCTAGTGTAATGTCCCTAGAAAAAAGACCTATGGAGTCGCTGTTGTCCAAGAGTGGTCTGACCATCACACAGTGAATTGATTTTGTTCTTCCTTCTTCGGCCCTTAACTTGTGCACGAAAACTTTGAGTGTTCTGATCCACTTCCTCGAGCCATTTACACTGTGATTTCTGTCTCCAAGCCTTTTCTCCGCAATTTAACAGCCTAGTGAGTTCCATGTTGAGGCTATGTTCCTTGCCAAAGGTTTCCATATTACCCGCCTCCATGTCTATCTAGTTGGCATAGATCTCTTCTCGAACTAGCAAGATCTTTTGGGAGAGATCCCCAACACATGATCTTCTCCAGTTAACAATACCCTTCCTAACAACTTCTAGCTTCTGCAGCCTCTAACCATTGCACATTCATTAGTTTGAGAATTCCATCCGTCCTGGATGATTCCCAAACAACCATCTAAGTCCTCCCAAAACTGGTGCAACCTGAAGGGGAGTCTCCCACCGAGCAGATCAGTTTTTGCACTTGGTGTGCAGAACTATCAGATTATGATTAGATATAGCTCGTGGAAGAATCTCCAAAGTCAGTAATTGACTATCATCTTATATCCAGTAGCTGGAAACATAACAGCGATCAATACGGTTTATGACATTGCTCACACCCGCTCTCTTGTTATTCTAAGTAAATTTCAGGTCACAATTACAGGTTTCAGAAAAGCCATAGTCTACAACAAAATTAGCAAGAGCCAAGCATGCGGCTGTTGCAGGGGCCCTTCCTGTTTTCTCACTCCCACCTTGGATGAAGTTGAAATTATCCATGCAAATGATAGGGGCAGGCCAATCCGAAAACTGAGAAGGCAAATCTGCAAACAAATGTCCCTGAATTCTAAAATCCAGGTGAAGGTATACTCCAACGACCGTTAACTCATCATTGGAAATGTTCAATTTGAAACAGAGAAAAATCCAATATAAATGAACATACCAATTAAATAGTTGAACTCCACAGAATCAGAATACACGCCCAATTACCGTCGATCTGGACGTTCAAAATCCTGTTATAATGAGGAAAATTGGGCAAGAACTTACTTAACTGAATGGCATTCCGCTTCAAGTCGACTAGGATGACAATTTCTGGTGCCTTCTCCTTGATCATCCCAATCAGAACATGTTAGGCTGGTTCGGCCGCCATCCCATGAACATTCCTTGCAAAGC
Protein-coding regions in this window:
- the LOC116253160 gene encoding pentatricopeptide repeat-containing protein At1g06140, mitochondrial-like, giving the protein MAVRHLAIACSETANLHCCSHLDNLDRTLRSCHHIGPLKQLHGRFVQLGLHLHLALSTTLMQAYARSAGRQGAAAASEVLRAQPEPDAFCYNVVVGAWAELGLHDEALGFLALMRRADHRPNRYTFPLLTQTCSSLVRLGAIHGLAVRAGYASDAAVATAVLRAYGKLGILGDARAVFDGIEAADDVAYAAIITTCTENGDGFAALSMFGKSKANSSSSSGVISASLKACCESSRGLLCGQWIHGYAVRTGLASDSCVSSCLIGLYSELGDSNDAYKVFVETPERDVVAWNAMICGFACNGFEEEAFRVFMEMVSGNEKPTAGTLVGVIKACCVLENVMMVVPYSLKSGIGEDASVQTSVLDAFVKCGGLEAACRFFDGMPERNVVAWTALMAGFVDGGLCRQALCLLPEMQQENVVPDSGTFVCALLACARRGRLEPGKCIHGYMVRHFTGFSGMESTAISDMYAKCGNMNYAILCFKSASRENLIGWSSMVAAYGRHGQAGEALDLFDCMVNSGARPDQVAFLSVLSACSHAGLIEKGWQYFNRMIEEFGIEPDERHYGCMVDLLGRAGLLDEARSLLVQMQGRATLTAYGALLSACSQHCDHVLGSSVASVLVDGECGDGGVYVLLRNMYATEGKWVEAVRYGSLLGKTGATKLPGCSMVEVSKFGR
- the LOC116252869 gene encoding F-box protein SKIP1; this encodes MGDWREMTRECLVDIMTRLPLEDRWRWSPLVCRSWLAASRDPSLWRTLDLEPCFLSGGPEEQPRWWTPEFEAAIDAMLLSVIQWSSGGLKEVLLRHCSDRSLLVLVERSPELRALSIKSSPNVTDLSISKMAASCPMLAELDISFCYNVSHESLKLIGHNCRNLKVLRRNLLNWLDPSQHRGIIPAEYLNSVPQNGDEEAAVIAKFMPNLVHLDLRFSKLSPNGLKLIVEGCTKLEILDLFGCANLTSRALQDAAEGLKNLKVFTRPNFYIPRSVFHTERYGHWRLYDERFQTNVFQI